In the Ascochyta rabiei chromosome 17, complete sequence genome, one interval contains:
- a CDS encoding Mitochondrial distribution and morphology protein 35 gives MSASLAPECNEVKEKYDNCFLKWYSEKFLRGTSTSDECKPMFDQYEKCLSKALSERGIDKMLKEVREDNKENDAEHMRPSR, from the exons ATGTCCGCATCTTTAGCACCAGAGTGTAACGAAGTGAAGGA GAAATATGACAACTGCTTCCTGAAGTGGTATAGTGAGA AATTCTTGAGAGGCACCTCGACATCTGATGAGTGCAAACCTATGTTTGACCAGTACGAGAAGTGTCTATCA AAAGCCCTGTCAGAACGGGGCATCGACAAGATGCTCAAGGAAGTCCGAGAAGATAACAAGGAGAATGATGCTGAACACATGAGACCG AGCCGGTGA
- a CDS encoding ARF-binding protein — MEAASARMAARDRYGAFGEAPTSALQRFILQACDPQNFEPNLALNLEITDLINQKKGSAPREAAVSIVHYVNHRNQNVALLALNLLDICVKNCGYPFHLQISTKEFLNELVRRFPERPPVHSSRVQNRILELIEEWRQTICQTSRYKDDLGFVRDMHRLLSYKGYIFPEVRKEDAAVLNPSDNLRSAEEMEAEEREAQSAKLQELIRRGGPQDLQEANKLMKVMAGYDQRNKTDWRAKAAEEVGKIQQKARILEEMLQSYKPGDQLKEGDVFEELASALQNAQPKIHKMCEEDSEDTEAVAKLFEINDSIHRTIQRYKLIKEGDIDGANKIPQGTLGRSGAGVSKGANNQLNLIDFGDPEPTPAPAAAESSGAASSQPAGKGNALEDDLLGLSLGVDSYGQSGSIALGGSNGSVLGLSGGPVPQHQKASNQAITDLFASGPRSTPPPQQISSPPPSATFSPGPTQPSRTPDPFAALTSTPRQGSPFQYQQSIKPPAPSSAAVDLLGGDISAPTSNLAQSSTSAANDDDEWTFASSVPDSSKEITVVNSSVNVIFNISRETDTALLIHSRVSNNTPLPVSGLTLQVAASKGAQLQLEPQSGVTLAPNQKHGITQNIRVNNVQRGTGNSVKMRWKASYSLGGQQKSEQGEIASLGVS; from the exons ATGGAGGCAGCATCTGCGCGCATGGCCGCCCGCGACCGCTACGGCGCGTTTGGCGAGGCCCCCACCTCCGCGCTGCAGCGCTTTATAT TACAGGCTTGCGACCCGCAGAACTTCGAGCCTAATCTTGCGCTGAACCTCGAGATCACCGACCTGATCAACCAAAAAAAGGGTTCTGC GCCTCGAGAAGCAGCCGTGTCTATTGTGCACTACGTTAACCACCGCAACCAGAACGTCGCCCTACTCGCACTCAAT CTCCTCGACATCTGCGTGAAGAACTGCGGCTACCCGTTCCACCTCCAGATCAGCACCAAGGAGTTCCTCAACGAGCTCGTCCGCCGCTTTCCCGAGCGCCCGCCAGTGCACTCTTCGCGCGTCCAGAACCGAATCCTCGAGCTGATTGAAGAGTGGCGTCAGACAATATGCCAGACATCGCGCTACAAGGACGACCTAGGCTTCGTCAGAGACATGCACAGACTCCTGAGCTACAAGGGCTATATATTCCCAGAAGTACGAAAGGAGGATGCTGCCGTGCTCAACCCGAGCGAT AACCTTCGATCCGCCGAAGAAATGGAGGCCGAAGAAAGGGAGGCGCAGTCTGCAAAACTCCAAGAGCTCATTCGTCGTGGTGGGCCTCAGGACCTGCAGGAGGCGAACAAGCTCATGAAAGTAATGGCTGGGTACGACCAAAGAAACAAGACAGACTGGCGAGCAAAGGCAGCTGAGGAAGTTGGCAAGATTCAGCAGAAAGCGAGGATACTCGAGGAGATGCTGCAGAGTTACAAGCCCGGGGACCAGCTCAAGGAGGGTGACGTTTTCGAG GAACTTGCTAGTGCTCTCCAAAACGCACAGCCTAAAATCCATAAAATGTGCGAAGAGGACTCGGAAGACACAGAGGCCGTGGCGAAGCTATTCGAAATCAACGACAGCATACACCGTACAATACAAAGATACAAGCTGATTAAGGAGGGCGATATCGACGGTGCAAACAAGATACCACAGGGCACACTCGGACGCAGTGGCGCTGGAGTCTCGAAGGGTGCAAACAACCAGTTGAACTTGATCGATTTCGGCGATCCCGAGCCTACACCTGCTCCTGCAGCAGCAGAATCTTCCGGTGCGGCCTCATCGCAACCAGCAGGTAAGGGCAACGCCTTGGAGGATGATCTGCTAGGGTTGTCTCTGGGTGTTGACAGCTATGGTCAATCGGGCAGCATAGCGCTTGGTGGTTCGAACGGATCAGTGCTTGGCCTGTCAGGAGGGCCGGTACCCCAACACCAGAAAGCTTCAAACCAAGCAATCACCGACCTCTTTGCCTCCGGACCGCGATCGACACCACCCCCACAACAAATAtcttcaccaccaccatctgCCACCTTTTCGCCTGGGCCCACACAGCCCTCTCGTACACCAGATCCTTTTGCTGCACTCACGTCAACACCTCGTCAGGGCTCGCCGTTCCAGTACCAGCAGTCAATAAAGCCACCAGCACCTTCATCCGCAGCAGTCGACCTGTTAGGCGGTGACATCTCTGCGCCGACTTCCAATCTGGCCCAGAGCAGTACGAGCGCGGCCAACGACGATGACGAGTGGACCTTTGCATCTTCTGTCCCGGATAGCTCAAAGGAAATCACAGTCGTCAACTCGAGTGTCAACGTAATATTCAACATCTCACGAGAGACCGACACAGCCTTACTGATTCACTCTCGCGTGTCGAATAATACACCATTGCCAGTATCTGGTCTCACTCTGCAAGTCGCAGCATCCAAG GGCGCACAATTACAATTAGAGCCTCAGTCTGGCGTTACGCTTGCGCCGAACCAGAAGCACGGAATTACACAAAACATTCGCGTGAACAATGTCCAGCGAGGCACAGGAAACAGTGTGAAGATGCGGTGGAAGGCATCCTACTCTCTGGGTGGGCAGCAGAAGAGTGAGCAAGGGGAGATCGCTAGCTTAGGTGTCTCGTAG
- a CDS encoding ribosome biogenesis protein tsr3, whose amino-acid sequence MVRHKKDFKSNNKYSNRGGRPKGAGPPRARRDSGSEGENDAENPRPKKPEFKAACWDLGHCDAKRCSGKRLMRLGMMRELHVGQKFAGIVVSPKGRKIVSREDKELLDQYGAAVVEASWNRIDEVPFGRIGGKCERLLPYLVAANPTNYGKPWRLNCVEALAACFYICGHPEWAEEILSTFSYGRAFLDINAALLKRYEACENEEQIKKAEEVWLAKIEQEYEQSRAEKEEGAEDDVWAGGNQNRRVIDESGDEEDDDEDDGDDDEDEADPQNPYGLPESDDDEEEMAELRRRVLASKPFANPTPKDYDDDGEDTKKAPERIPRIEPAPAEEENADNSDASNNDAADDDEFDSFMNAQPTTDRTGIAGKQRQKALDKQTATFSSGKVSAPSRQGY is encoded by the coding sequence ATGGTTCGTCACAAGAAGGACTTCAAGTCCAACAACAAGTACTCGAACCGGGGAGGAAGGCCAAAAGGCGCGGGCCCACCACGTGCCCGCCGTGACTCCGGCTCCGAAGGCGAAAACGATGCGGAGAACCCTCGCCCAAAGAAGCCCGAGTTCAAGGCTGCATGCTGGGACCTGGGACACTGCGACGCAAAAAGATGCTCAGGAAAGAGATTGATGCGTTTGGGAATGATGAGAGAGCTACACGTCGGTCAGAAGTTTGCAGGCATCGTGGTCAGTCCTAAGGGCAGGAAGATTGTGTCACGAGAGGACAAGGAATTGCTGGATCAATACGGCGCTGCAGTTGTTGAAGCAAGCTGGAACAGGATCGACGAAGTGCCCTTTGGCAGGATCGGTGGCAAGTGTGAACGCCTGCTGCCATATCTCGTTGCTGCGAACCCTACCAACTACGGCAAACCTTGGCGACTGAATTGTGTCGAGGCTCTCGCCGCATGCTTTTATATCTGTGGTCATCCGGAATGGGCGGAGGAGATACTCTCGACATTTTCGTACGGTCGAGCGTTTTTGGACATCAATGCTGCGTTGCTGAAGCGCTACGAAGCATGCGAAAACGAAGAGCAGATCAAGAAGGCCGAGGAAGTCTGGCTGGCGAAGATCGAGCAGGAATACGAGCAAAGCCGAGCCGAGAAGGAGGAGGGCGCTGAGGACGATGTTTGGGCGGGCGGAAACCAGAACAGGAGAGTCATTGACGAGTCAGGCGATgaagaggacgacgacgaggatgatggagacgacgacgaagatgaGGCCGATCCTCAGAATCCTTACGGTCTTCCTGAATCCGACGATGATGAAGAAGAAATGGCGGAGTTGCGCCGACGCGTTTTAGCATCGAAGCCGTTTGCCAATCCCACGCCGAAAGACTATGACGACGATGGTGAAGACACGAAGAAGGCTCCTGAACGTATACCACGTATTGAGCCTGCACctgcagaagaagaaaaTGCCGACAACAGTGATGCGTCAAACAACGATGCTGCGGATGACGACGAATTCGACTCTTTCATGAACGCACAGCCTACGACAGATAGGACGGGGATTGCAGGCAAGCAGCGGCAGAAGGCGTTAGACAAGCAGACAGCTACATTCTCGAGTGGAAAGGTTAGCGCTCCCAGCCGACAGGGCTACTGA